One genomic segment of [Phormidium] sp. ETS-05 includes these proteins:
- the gcvP gene encoding aminomethyl-transferring glycine dehydrogenase, with product MQKSNTTTVQKSPRHPVTPSPRHPVTPSPFADRHIGPNPDEIQQMLQVLGFSSLDDQINSAVPEAIRFSGELNLPPATSEAAALAELKQIASQNQVFRSYIGMGYHDCITPPVIQRNILENPGWYTAYTPYQAEIAQGRLEALLNFQTMVVDLTGLEIANASLLDEATAAAEAMTMSYNLCKGKAKAFFVSQDCHPQTIEVLQTRARPLGIEIIIGDISDFSPTKHHIFGAIVQYPASDGAIYDYSDFIAQVHAVGALVTVAADLLSLCLLRPPGEFGADIAVGSTQRFGVPLGYGGPAAAYFATRDTYKRQVPGRIVGVSKDSQGKPALRLALQTREQHIRREKATSNICTAQVLLAVIAATYAVYHGPEGLKNIASRIHWLTCLLAEGLQSLGYTLGSTTFFDTLRVIPTPGKTLTVATIHDRARERRINLRHLDDSAVGITLDETTTPEDILDLWQIFGLDDELPLETGFLTDLTTVGWVEERNPTTEALPLEETNGSSRNPVSAWTVQAAQKMTYAAPHQRTSPYLTHPVFNKYHSETELQRYLHRLQAKDLSLVHSMIPLGSCTMKLNAAAEMMPVTWPEFGKIHPFAPPEQTAGYRVLFGQLEQWLAEITGFAGVSLQPNAGSQGEYAGLQVIRRYHEHRGEEQRRVCLIPTSAHGTNPASAVMCGMEVVPVACDDMGNIDIEDLRAKVDRYRDELAALMVTYPSTHGVFEEGIKEICAIVHTGGGLVYMDGANMNAQVGLCRPGDIGADVCHLNLHKTFCIPHGGGGPGMGPIAVAPHLVPFLPGHSVVSLGGSDSIGAISAAPWGSASILVISWMYIKMMGAQGLTLATKVAILNANYIARRLEPHYPILYKGKSGLVAHECILDLRSVKKTASIEVDDIAKRLIDFGFHAPTVSWPVAGTMMVEPTESESLQELDRFCDAMIAIRQEIAQIEAGEMDAKDNPLKNAPHPAESLLVGEWDHPYSREQAAYPAPWTREFKFWPSVSRIDNAFGDRHLQCSCLPMEAYTS from the coding sequence ATGCAAAAATCCAACACCACCACCGTCCAGAAGTCCCCCCGTCACCCCGTCACCCCGTCACCCCGTCACCCCGTCACCCCGTCACCTTTTGCCGATCGCCACATCGGGCCAAACCCAGATGAAATCCAGCAAATGCTCCAAGTGCTAGGTTTCTCCAGCCTTGATGACCAAATTAACAGCGCCGTCCCCGAGGCGATCCGGTTCTCAGGAGAATTAAACCTCCCCCCAGCCACCAGCGAAGCCGCCGCATTGGCAGAATTAAAACAAATCGCCAGCCAAAATCAAGTATTTCGCTCTTATATCGGGATGGGGTATCACGACTGCATCACCCCACCGGTTATCCAGCGCAACATCCTAGAAAATCCCGGCTGGTACACCGCCTACACCCCCTACCAAGCAGAAATCGCTCAAGGACGCCTAGAGGCCCTGCTCAACTTCCAGACAATGGTAGTAGATTTAACCGGACTGGAAATTGCCAACGCCTCCCTCCTCGATGAGGCGACAGCAGCGGCGGAAGCTATGACTATGAGCTATAACCTCTGCAAAGGTAAAGCCAAAGCCTTTTTTGTCTCCCAAGACTGCCATCCCCAAACCATAGAAGTATTGCAAACTCGGGCTAGGCCCTTGGGGATTGAAATTATCATCGGGGATATATCAGACTTCTCCCCCACCAAACACCACATCTTCGGCGCGATCGTTCAATACCCCGCCAGTGACGGCGCCATCTATGACTACAGCGACTTTATCGCCCAAGTTCACGCCGTTGGGGCACTTGTCACCGTCGCCGCTGACTTACTCAGCCTCTGTTTACTGCGACCCCCAGGCGAATTTGGCGCCGATATCGCCGTCGGTAGCACCCAGCGGTTTGGCGTCCCCCTCGGCTACGGCGGCCCAGCGGCGGCTTACTTCGCCACTCGCGACACCTATAAACGACAAGTACCCGGGCGCATCGTGGGAGTTTCTAAAGATTCCCAAGGTAAACCAGCTCTGCGTCTAGCTCTGCAAACCCGAGAGCAGCACATTCGCCGGGAAAAAGCCACCAGTAATATCTGCACCGCTCAAGTATTGCTCGCCGTCATCGCTGCTACTTATGCGGTTTATCACGGACCGGAAGGACTGAAGAATATTGCCAGCCGCATCCATTGGCTGACTTGCCTGCTGGCAGAAGGTTTGCAAAGTTTGGGCTATACCCTCGGTTCTACCACTTTCTTTGACACCTTGCGAGTTATCCCCACTCCCGGCAAAACCCTCACCGTAGCAACTATCCACGATCGGGCTCGGGAACGGCGGATTAACTTGCGCCATCTCGATGACAGCGCCGTGGGGATTACCCTGGATGAAACCACCACCCCAGAAGACATCCTCGACTTATGGCAGATTTTCGGCCTTGATGATGAATTGCCGTTAGAAACCGGGTTTCTTACGGACTTGACTACCGTAGGTTGGGTTGAGGAACGAAACCCAACTACAGAAGCTCTCCCTCTAGAAGAGACCAATGGCAGTTCGAGAAACCCGGTTTCTGCTTGGACCGTGCAGGCTGCCCAAAAGATGACATATGCGGCGCCCCATCAACGCACTTCTCCTTATTTAACCCATCCGGTGTTTAATAAATATCACTCGGAAACGGAGTTACAGCGATACTTGCATCGGCTGCAAGCCAAGGACCTGTCCCTAGTGCATTCGATGATTCCATTAGGTTCATGCACCATGAAGCTGAATGCAGCGGCGGAAATGATGCCCGTGACTTGGCCAGAGTTTGGCAAAATTCATCCTTTTGCGCCACCAGAGCAAACCGCCGGTTATCGAGTATTGTTCGGGCAGTTGGAGCAGTGGTTAGCGGAGATAACTGGGTTTGCGGGAGTGTCTCTGCAGCCAAATGCCGGTTCTCAGGGGGAATATGCCGGTTTACAGGTGATTCGGCGTTATCACGAACACCGAGGGGAAGAACAACGCCGGGTATGTTTGATTCCCACTTCCGCTCACGGGACCAATCCCGCCAGTGCGGTGATGTGCGGTATGGAAGTGGTGCCAGTTGCCTGCGATGATATGGGAAATATCGATATTGAGGATTTGCGCGCCAAGGTGGACCGGTATCGGGATGAGTTGGCGGCGTTGATGGTGACTTATCCTTCGACTCACGGGGTGTTTGAGGAAGGAATTAAGGAAATTTGCGCTATTGTCCATACCGGCGGCGGTTTGGTGTATATGGATGGGGCGAATATGAACGCCCAAGTAGGTTTGTGTCGTCCGGGGGATATTGGGGCGGATGTTTGCCATTTGAATTTACACAAGACTTTTTGCATCCCTCACGGAGGCGGCGGACCGGGGATGGGACCGATCGCTGTGGCGCCCCATTTGGTGCCGTTTTTGCCCGGTCATTCGGTGGTTAGTCTGGGGGGGAGCGACAGCATTGGGGCAATTTCTGCCGCACCCTGGGGTAGTGCCAGCATCTTGGTTATTTCTTGGATGTATATTAAAATGATGGGGGCACAGGGTCTGACCTTAGCGACTAAAGTGGCAATTCTTAATGCCAATTACATAGCGCGGCGGTTGGAGCCGCACTATCCGATTTTGTATAAAGGCAAATCGGGGTTAGTGGCTCACGAGTGCATTTTGGATTTGCGCTCTGTGAAGAAAACAGCCAGTATTGAGGTGGATGATATTGCCAAGCGGTTGATAGATTTTGGTTTCCATGCACCTACAGTATCTTGGCCCGTAGCCGGGACGATGATGGTGGAACCCACGGAAAGCGAATCGTTACAGGAACTCGATCGGTTCTGTGACGCCATGATTGCCATTCGCCAGGAAATCGCCCAAATTGAAGCCGGAGAAATGGACGCCAAAGATAACCCCCTGAAAAATGCCCCCCACCCCGCCGAGAGTTTGCTTGTGGGTGAGTGGGACCATCCCTACAGCCGGGAGCAGGCGGCGTATCCGGCCCCTTGGACGCGGGAATTTAAGTTCTGGCCAAGCGTGAGTCGCATTGACAATGCCTTTGGCGATCGGCATTTGCAATGTTCCTGCCTACCAATGGAGGCTTATACTTCATAA
- a CDS encoding pentapeptide repeat-containing protein, with translation MAREGLEQVLDTRLPDDTELTAAIIEGQSEEGEAATTEETTTDPAATDASGSVAVEVTPVEATLEASIEPTATDEELIATTAIVEEGSEASTEELTDPALMDGGEVQMTATATETESTPPTTPTMTEVEDVTTTAEVTDGEMTTTDATADMTGGMTGGDDDDMEDDMEDGMTGGDDDDMDDDIEDGMEVDDDMEGGTGEDDIAAVIEEVEESELFDAEVYLEENPDVAAAVERGETTAIKHFLQYGRFELRTFSAYFSNTTYMQQNADVAAQVQAGQTNIFDHFWQFGRFERREFSSIFSVSAYLEKNADVAAAVARGETTAVEHFLKHGRKEGRECSNLFSVSAYLEMNPDVAAAVERGETNACDHFAKFGKKEKREFSKFFSVEAYLEQNADVAAAVETGATSAFDHFWQFGRFESREISFSFSISQITSIFSVTSFSEISLSELSEFFSSTEGEELLLGSSGEDDLTEGTGGETTEGTGGETTEGAGGETTEGAGGETTTTETTTTEGTGTTGEQQQVQIPDIAGNVTPVLPTPETPEPAIPDPSASLDISFIVETYKEQLQAQFPDFDFENLTGAQALQIQQYAEAEQLNPSPFVDASFVSSTVSVRLQSLGINVTGLSQQQIIELGLEEGISPCPTIDLSFVRNSYAAQLLKFFKVESIDEISNQDLFEFISSEGLELGLSTSAFFSVEYYRETLSAELVEFFGVASIEEVTNQQIFQFANGEGLEKGLNPSQFVRLNFYKAVYAEQLKEFFGVESLDEITNVQLIGFISTTGVEQGLNPSPGIGFGYIKAVYGEEITAALGENPSFQAILNFISTEGLELGLNPSAFVNLAYSEKRYRKDIRAGKDIFGKGTGGDTLKKIKDLSEEEIDAGVAKLTDAQVLESLVVDAGPMVDVKFYRWQYGEELKTFYGLATVEEVADLSEEQIISFACGEGQDMGLSLSPFDAEGYLAVEANAQALIEFYGVADVADLSEQQIYQFAVGEGLTMGLSVATFVSVEYYSVTYEAALTATFGAEYTDEQVIDFVFGNAKPFVDVKYYIEANADAVAALAESLGKEVTALTDEEIITYALTEGFDASAKLSPLDIDAYITAHSAELVAFFEVEDATKLSKEQVHKFMLGEGWKLGIGLAEFVAEEDVQFYRELNAEALTELYGVDDVASLSAEVVLDYQFGGLSGLVDYDYLRFSMSEELLAFYADAGVTDVADLTNLQILEYTYSELFVSEEFSIGMLSAVDVEGYLEAGGAELEQALMQYFEVEDVASVDQKDIQEFMLTVGVEMGFAVEGFVDVEYIRETYGEAIATPEVVAEWASTTTVDIGYVRYQMAQLIAEGSITLETLKAESLVGEEVEDIADLSDADLCTLTQNADFTALLGEGVSIELSGSENVTYLRETYSAALAYELNITLEEVAALGDEEILAWATDTGADVGFIRYQVEQALTQQYVTLDQVKTYLGVEIEDISDLTDVQIVELAFNSEFIGSLPEGQGVMPGVVDTAGFLAVEENATALAAFFEVEDVTTLTQAQVREFMFGAAMEQGLSLEGFVKFEYLQSTYFSAILGSDQAVFDWLAKGGDKIDVEFLRYEIKQLEPDQLTGLLAELNIEVADVEMLDTKQVINIAYSGKFKELLEGKKLQLGAIDFDGYREKYAAELADYFATKGTGGSGGTGGDDLEGDDLEGDDLEGDDLEGDDLEGDDLEGDDLEGGSGGVEGDDLEGDDLEGDDLEGDDLEGGEDFDVAQIKDKDLAKFMFGKGWKMGLNPLEFVSVDFLREEFAGKIAKHYKIEREAVAELKDELVVGGIFGGLGDEIDIDFCRKANKDKLTAKFGKPIEQITEVEVLEFAYTDGLTEGVALSEADLVDVEGYLGEYGEEVAAELGVEVDQVAELDVSKILEFAKGQGLKLGLDLAAFADVDAFRQNFAADIAFNYRFEQVYNLTYESTFSYMLEGGIDAGLNASPAIDIEWYSTNYAAELEADKATIDLDGNGELDNAELYDYITGAGLEKGLNPSALIDFEAYRAEGSASAQDLLTFYEASSLEEVSYTATLEYMLSAGLEAGHMPSDQVDLEAYIAENADQLIAEYGVESIEEISKVDAFTSFALGLEAETQQAPVA, from the coding sequence ATGGCTCGTGAAGGATTGGAACAGGTATTGGATACTCGACTGCCCGATGACACCGAATTAACCGCAGCAATCATCGAGGGTCAGAGCGAAGAAGGCGAAGCAGCTACCACAGAAGAGACGACCACCGATCCAGCGGCAACAGATGCCAGTGGATCTGTTGCTGTTGAAGTCACACCGGTAGAAGCAACCTTAGAAGCCAGCATAGAACCCACCGCCACGGATGAAGAACTGATCGCCACTACCGCCATTGTGGAAGAAGGCTCGGAGGCGAGTACAGAAGAACTAACAGACCCAGCATTAATGGATGGCGGTGAAGTCCAGATGACCGCCACTGCTACCGAGACAGAAAGTACACCCCCGACTACCCCCACCATGACAGAAGTGGAAGATGTAACCACCACTGCCGAAGTTACTGATGGGGAAATGACCACCACTGATGCCACAGCCGACATGACCGGTGGTATGACCGGTGGTGATGACGACGACATGGAAGACGACATGGAAGACGGCATGACCGGTGGTGATGACGACGACATGGACGACGACATCGAAGACGGGATGGAAGTTGACGATGATATGGAAGGCGGCACCGGTGAGGATGACATCGCCGCTGTCATCGAAGAAGTCGAAGAATCAGAATTATTCGATGCCGAAGTTTATCTGGAAGAAAACCCCGACGTAGCCGCCGCCGTCGAGCGTGGGGAAACCACCGCAATTAAGCACTTCTTGCAATATGGGCGGTTTGAGCTGCGCACCTTTAGCGCCTACTTCAGCAACACCACCTATATGCAGCAAAATGCTGATGTAGCCGCTCAAGTTCAAGCTGGACAAACCAACATCTTTGACCACTTCTGGCAATTCGGACGCTTTGAGCGGCGGGAATTTAGCTCCATCTTCAGCGTCAGCGCCTATTTGGAGAAAAACGCGGACGTGGCGGCTGCAGTAGCACGCGGTGAAACCACGGCGGTCGAACACTTCCTGAAACACGGACGCAAAGAAGGGCGGGAATGCTCTAACCTGTTCAGCGTCAGCGCCTATCTGGAAATGAACCCAGATGTAGCCGCTGCAGTGGAACGCGGCGAAACCAACGCCTGCGACCACTTCGCCAAGTTCGGCAAGAAAGAAAAACGGGAATTTAGCAAATTCTTCAGCGTTGAAGCCTATCTGGAGCAAAATGCTGATGTGGCAGCAGCAGTAGAAACCGGTGCCACATCAGCATTTGACCACTTCTGGCAATTCGGACGCTTTGAAAGTCGGGAAATCAGCTTCTCATTCAGCATTTCCCAAATCACCTCTATCTTTAGCGTTACCAGCTTCTCAGAAATTAGCTTGTCTGAGCTGTCAGAATTCTTCAGCAGCACCGAGGGTGAAGAGTTGCTCCTCGGTAGCAGCGGTGAAGACGACTTAACCGAAGGCACTGGCGGCGAAACCACCGAAGGCACTGGCGGCGAAACCACCGAAGGCGCTGGCGGCGAAACCACCGAAGGCGCTGGCGGCGAAACCACCACCACCGAAACCACCACCACCGAAGGTACTGGCACCACTGGCGAGCAGCAACAGGTCCAAATACCAGACATTGCTGGCAACGTTACACCAGTGCTGCCCACTCCAGAGACCCCGGAACCAGCAATACCAGATCCTTCCGCCTCACTGGATATCAGTTTCATCGTCGAAACCTACAAAGAACAGCTACAAGCACAATTCCCCGATTTTGACTTTGAGAACCTCACCGGTGCCCAAGCTCTGCAAATTCAGCAGTATGCGGAAGCCGAACAGTTAAACCCCTCACCGTTTGTAGATGCCAGCTTCGTCAGCTCTACGGTGTCGGTACGTCTGCAAAGCCTGGGGATTAACGTTACCGGTTTAAGCCAGCAGCAGATTATCGAGCTAGGCTTAGAAGAAGGGATTAGCCCCTGCCCGACCATTGACCTCAGTTTCGTCCGCAATAGCTACGCTGCTCAACTGCTGAAATTCTTCAAGGTTGAGTCGATCGATGAAATCAGCAATCAAGATTTATTCGAGTTCATCAGCTCCGAAGGTTTAGAACTGGGTTTAAGCACCTCGGCATTCTTCAGCGTGGAATACTATCGCGAGACCTTATCTGCCGAGTTGGTGGAGTTTTTCGGCGTCGCATCCATCGAAGAAGTCACCAACCAGCAAATCTTCCAGTTTGCCAACGGTGAAGGCTTAGAAAAAGGTCTCAATCCTTCCCAATTTGTCCGCCTGAACTTCTACAAAGCCGTTTATGCCGAACAGCTTAAAGAGTTCTTTGGCGTCGAATCCCTCGATGAAATCACCAACGTCCAACTGATTGGTTTCATCAGCACCACTGGCGTTGAGCAAGGACTCAATCCCAGTCCCGGCATCGGCTTCGGCTACATCAAAGCGGTGTATGGCGAAGAAATAACCGCCGCATTAGGTGAAAACCCCAGCTTCCAGGCAATCCTCAACTTCATCAGCACCGAAGGTTTGGAGTTAGGTTTAAACCCCTCGGCATTTGTCAACTTGGCTTATTCCGAGAAGCGCTACCGGAAAGACATTCGCGCTGGTAAAGACATCTTTGGCAAGGGAACTGGCGGCGATACACTCAAGAAAATCAAAGACCTGAGCGAGGAAGAAATCGACGCCGGTGTGGCCAAACTCACCGACGCACAGGTACTAGAATCTCTAGTGGTTGATGCTGGCCCGATGGTGGATGTGAAGTTCTATCGCTGGCAGTATGGCGAAGAGCTGAAAACCTTCTACGGACTGGCAACTGTGGAAGAAGTGGCCGACCTCAGCGAAGAGCAAATCATCTCCTTTGCTTGCGGCGAAGGTCAAGATATGGGGCTGAGTCTGTCCCCATTTGATGCCGAAGGTTATTTGGCAGTAGAAGCAAACGCCCAAGCACTCATCGAGTTCTATGGCGTTGCCGATGTGGCAGACCTAAGCGAACAGCAGATTTATCAGTTTGCTGTGGGTGAAGGTCTGACAATGGGTCTGTCTGTGGCCACCTTCGTGAGCGTCGAATACTACAGCGTCACTTATGAAGCGGCTTTAACGGCTACTTTTGGCGCCGAATACACCGACGAACAAGTAATCGATTTCGTCTTCGGCAATGCTAAGCCTTTTGTCGATGTGAAATACTACATCGAAGCTAACGCCGACGCGGTAGCGGCTCTGGCGGAGTCTTTGGGTAAGGAAGTCACTGCCCTGACCGATGAAGAGATTATCACCTACGCTCTCACGGAAGGCTTTGATGCTTCGGCGAAGCTCTCACCTCTGGATATCGATGCTTATATCACCGCCCATAGTGCAGAACTGGTTGCCTTCTTTGAAGTAGAAGATGCGACCAAGCTCAGCAAAGAGCAGGTACATAAGTTCATGCTCGGTGAAGGCTGGAAACTGGGCATCGGTCTGGCGGAGTTTGTGGCTGAGGAAGATGTCCAATTCTATCGCGAGCTGAATGCCGAAGCGCTGACCGAACTCTACGGCGTTGATGATGTGGCTTCTTTGAGCGCTGAAGTGGTTCTGGATTACCAGTTTGGCGGTCTGTCTGGGCTCGTTGACTACGATTACCTGCGGTTCTCGATGTCAGAAGAGCTGCTGGCTTTCTACGCCGATGCCGGTGTGACTGATGTGGCAGACCTGACAAATCTGCAAATCCTGGAGTACACCTACAGCGAGCTGTTTGTCTCAGAAGAGTTCAGTATCGGGATGCTGTCCGCCGTAGATGTGGAAGGCTACCTAGAAGCTGGCGGTGCCGAACTAGAGCAGGCTCTGATGCAATACTTCGAGGTCGAAGACGTGGCGTCTGTGGACCAGAAGGATATTCAGGAGTTCATGCTCACGGTGGGCGTGGAAATGGGCTTCGCTGTGGAAGGGTTTGTGGATGTGGAGTATATCCGCGAAACTTATGGTGAAGCGATCGCTACCCCAGAAGTAGTTGCCGAATGGGCCAGCACCACCACCGTTGATATCGGTTACGTCCGCTATCAAATGGCCCAACTGATAGCAGAAGGCTCCATCACCCTGGAAACCCTCAAGGCAGAGTCCCTGGTAGGGGAAGAAGTGGAAGATATCGCCGACCTGAGCGATGCTGACCTCTGCACCTTGACTCAAAATGCTGATTTCACAGCGCTACTGGGTGAAGGTGTTTCCATCGAGCTGTCGGGTTCGGAAAATGTGACGTACCTGCGCGAAACCTACAGTGCGGCCCTTGCTTACGAGCTGAACATCACCTTGGAAGAAGTGGCAGCCCTCGGCGACGAAGAAATCCTCGCCTGGGCAACCGACACCGGCGCCGATGTGGGCTTCATTCGCTACCAAGTGGAACAAGCCTTGACGCAACAGTATGTCACTCTCGACCAGGTAAAAACCTACCTCGGCGTGGAAATTGAAGACATCAGCGACCTCACCGATGTCCAAATCGTCGAATTAGCCTTCAACAGCGAATTCATCGGTTCTCTGCCAGAAGGCCAAGGCGTAATGCCGGGAGTAGTTGACACAGCGGGCTTCCTGGCTGTGGAAGAAAACGCCACCGCCTTGGCAGCATTCTTTGAAGTGGAAGATGTGACCACACTCACCCAAGCCCAAGTGCGCGAATTTATGTTCGGCGCCGCTATGGAGCAAGGGTTGAGCCTGGAAGGGTTCGTTAAGTTCGAGTACCTGCAGTCAACCTACTTCTCTGCCATTCTTGGCAGCGACCAAGCAGTGTTCGACTGGTTGGCCAAAGGCGGGGATAAAATCGATGTTGAGTTCCTGCGCTATGAAATCAAACAGCTAGAGCCAGACCAACTCACTGGCTTGCTCGCCGAGCTGAACATTGAAGTCGCCGATGTGGAAATGCTCGACACCAAGCAGGTGATTAACATCGCCTACAGCGGCAAATTCAAGGAGCTGCTCGAGGGCAAGAAACTCCAATTAGGGGCGATCGACTTCGACGGTTATCGCGAAAAATATGCCGCAGAACTCGCCGACTACTTCGCCACGAAGGGCACTGGCGGCAGCGGTGGCACCGGTGGTGATGACCTCGAAGGCGACGACCTCGAAGGCGACGACCTCGAAGGCGACGACCTCGAAGGCGACGACCTCGAAGGCGACGACCTCGAAGGCGACGACCTCGAAGGTGGCAGCGGCGGTGTTGAAGGCGACGACCTCGAAGGCGACGACCTCGAAGGCGACGACCTCGAAGGCGACGACCTCGAAGGTGGCGAAGACTTCGACGTGGCTCAAATCAAAGACAAAGACCTGGCCAAGTTCATGTTTGGCAAGGGATGGAAAATGGGGCTGAATCCCCTAGAGTTCGTCTCCGTAGATTTCCTGCGCGAAGAATTCGCCGGTAAAATCGCCAAACATTACAAGATTGAGCGCGAAGCTGTAGCCGAACTCAAGGACGAGCTAGTAGTAGGCGGTATCTTTGGTGGTCTGGGCGATGAAATCGATATCGACTTCTGCCGCAAAGCCAACAAAGACAAGCTAACGGCCAAATTTGGCAAGCCGATCGAACAAATTACCGAGGTGGAAGTCCTCGAATTCGCCTACACCGACGGTTTGACCGAAGGCGTGGCCCTCTCTGAAGCCGACTTGGTGGATGTGGAAGGCTACCTGGGTGAATACGGCGAGGAAGTGGCAGCCGAATTGGGCGTCGAAGTTGACCAAGTGGCCGAACTAGACGTTTCCAAGATTCTGGAATTCGCCAAGGGTCAAGGCTTGAAACTCGGTCTGGACTTGGCAGCCTTCGCCGACGTGGATGCCTTCCGCCAGAACTTTGCGGCAGATATCGCCTTCAACTACCGCTTTGAACAGGTGTATAACCTCACCTACGAAAGCACTTTCAGCTATATGCTCGAAGGTGGTATCGATGCCGGGTTGAATGCGTCCCCCGCGATCGACATCGAGTGGTATAGCACCAACTACGCGGCAGAACTGGAAGCCGATAAGGCCACCATTGACCTAGATGGCAACGGCGAGCTGGACAATGCCGAACTCTACGACTACATCACTGGCGCAGGCTTAGAGAAAGGTCTCAACCCATCGGCACTGATTGATTTTGAGGCTTATCGCGCCGAAGGCTCCGCCTCTGCTCAGGACCTGCTGACTTTCTATGAAGCCAGCTCCCTGGAAGAGGTCAGCTACACTGCCACCCTGGAGTATATGCTGAGCGCCGGTTTAGAAGCTGGCCATATGCCTTCCGACCAGGTGGACCTGGAAGCCTATATCGCTGAAAACGCCGATCAACTGATTGCCGAGTACGGTGTCGAGTCGATCGAGGAAATCTCCAAAGTTGATGCTTTCACCAGCTTTGCACTTGGCTTAGAAGCCGAAACCCAGCAAGCTCCCGTAGCATAA
- a CDS encoding serine/threonine-protein kinase: MAIQSTGKTTATKKSALEWEPGKVLQTGRYTIEKKIHVGGFGVTYLARDKDGDNLVVIKTLNEKVRQRQDFGKCQQDFLNEALRIAKCTHPHIVRVNEFFQERFLWCIVMEYVEGITLAHLVEKKGAIPEAKALQYIRQISDAVMLVHERGFLHRDIKPLNIIRRQNQDEVVLIDFGIAREFTPNLTQVHTQYYSDGFAPIEQYDKRALRGAYTDVYGLAATLYALVTNQTPEAALLRDRALLKGEPDPILPPQELNPKLSDTIQDAILKGMALLPENRPQSVADWLQLLDKSDPPPFRRGVGGMAKAQLQTPPPTAVGLDKSDEVWAKAQLQTPSSSAVGLDYSKLRELLASGMWEEADKETADLMLAVSGKEKEGKLTLEDVRKFPCRDLRTIDQLWLEYSDSRFGFSVQNQIWRQVNKNYEEMGNIIGWRRDNTWLSYAELTFDINAPKGHLPTWGRRGRLWAVLALRIRKCSL; this comes from the coding sequence ATGGCAATTCAATCCACGGGAAAAACAACGGCAACCAAGAAAAGCGCCCTGGAATGGGAACCCGGCAAAGTCTTGCAAACCGGTAGATATACCATAGAAAAAAAAATCCACGTCGGTGGCTTCGGCGTCACATATCTAGCACGAGATAAGGACGGAGATAACTTAGTAGTTATCAAAACCCTTAATGAAAAAGTGCGCCAGCGCCAAGATTTTGGTAAATGCCAGCAAGATTTCCTCAACGAAGCTCTCCGCATCGCCAAATGCACCCACCCTCATATCGTGCGCGTCAACGAGTTTTTCCAGGAGCGCTTCTTGTGGTGTATCGTCATGGAATATGTCGAAGGCATCACCCTAGCCCATTTGGTAGAAAAAAAAGGTGCTATTCCCGAAGCCAAAGCCCTGCAATACATTCGCCAAATTAGCGATGCCGTGATGCTAGTTCACGAAAGGGGATTTTTGCACCGAGACATTAAACCTCTAAACATTATCCGGCGCCAAAATCAAGATGAAGTAGTATTGATTGATTTCGGTATTGCCCGCGAATTTACGCCAAATTTAACTCAAGTACATACCCAATATTATTCTGACGGTTTTGCCCCCATAGAACAATACGATAAACGCGCTTTGCGAGGAGCTTATACCGATGTTTACGGTTTAGCTGCCACCCTTTATGCACTCGTGACAAACCAGACTCCCGAAGCCGCTTTATTGCGAGACCGCGCTCTCCTCAAAGGCGAACCTGACCCCATCTTACCACCCCAAGAGTTGAATCCTAAACTGAGCGACACCATCCAAGATGCCATTCTCAAAGGGATGGCATTATTGCCAGAAAATCGCCCCCAGTCAGTGGCAGATTGGTTGCAATTATTGGATAAATCAGACCCTCCCCCTTTTCGAAGGGGGGTAGGGGGGATGGCTAAAGCCCAACTACAAACCCCCCCTCCCACGGCGGTAGGGTTGGATAAATCAGATGAGGTTTGGGCTAAAGCCCAACTACAAACCCCCTCTTCCTCGGCGGTAGGGTTGGATTACAGTAAACTGCGAGAATTGCTGGCTAGTGGGATGTGGGAAGAAGCTGATAAAGAAACTGCAGATTTAATGTTGGCAGTTTCGGGCAAGGAAAAAGAAGGCAAGCTGACTCTAGAAGATGTGCGAAAATTCCCTTGCCGAGATTTGCGCACAATTGACCAATTGTGGTTAGAATACAGTGATAGCCGTTTTGGCTTCAGTGTCCAAAATCAAATTTGGCGCCAAGTTAATAAAAATTATGAAGAAATGGGTAATATCATCGGCTGGCGACGGGATAATACCTGGCTTTCTTACGCAGAACTTACCTTTGATATTAACGCGCCAAAAGGACATCTCCCTACTTGGGGGCGTCGGGGTCGCCTGTGGGCGGTTTTGGCTCTCCGCATTAGAAAGTGTAGTTTATAA